One Diabrotica virgifera virgifera chromosome 3, PGI_DIABVI_V3a genomic window carries:
- the LOC126881354 gene encoding uncharacterized protein LOC126881354, whose protein sequence is MQSDYLFKEIIIGNSADVLERYSLKLKIIGDLDPYTIQSSELDFTVHSINYCYNAIIDRLVESHSYYFKQQMKAYKSLQAHKSLHNWICFETFDVLMIFILLLER, encoded by the exons atgcaaagtgattacctatttaaggaaattattattggaaactccgcAGATGTTTTagaaag atattcattgaagctgaaaataattggagatttagatccatatacaattcagtcatcagaattggattttacagtgcATTCCATCAATTACTGTtataatgctattatagatagactggtagagtctcacagttactactttaagcagcagatgaaagcatacaaaagccttcaggcacataaaagccttcacaactggatttgttttgaaacatttgatgttttgatgatttttatattattgttggaaag gtga